The genome window AGTATCTCTGGGAGGGAGGTTCGCGATGGACACGAAGACGAAGGCCGCCGGAGAGGGCCGTGCCGTGGTGCTCTTCGACGGGGTCTGCAACCTCTGCAACAGCACCGTCAATTTCATCATCGACCGGGACCCCAGCGCCCACTTCCGCTTCGCCGCCCTGCAGTCCCCCCAGGCCGCGGAGCTGCTGGCCCCCCTGGGCCGCGTACCCCAGGGCGAGCCCCAGAGCATCTTCCTGCTCGAGGACGGGAAGCTCTACGAGCGGTCCACGGCGGCGCTGAAGATTGCCCGGCGCATGGGCGGGGCCTGGAAGGGGCTCTATGCCTTCATCGTGGTGCCGGCGCCAGTGCGCGATGCCGTCTACCGCTTCATCGCGAGCCACCGGTACCGCTGGTTCGGCAAGTCGGACGCCTGCCGCATGCCCACCCCGGAGCTGCGGGAGCGGTTTCTCTAGCTCCCGTCAGTTCACGCGGCGCTCCCGCCCCTTCCAGTACGGCTCGCGCAGCACGCCCTTGAGCAGCTTGCCGGCGGCGTTGCGCGGGAGCCCCTCGGTGAACTCCACGGACTTGGGGACCTTGAACTCCGCCAGGGCCCCGCGGGTGTGGCGCAGGATGTCCCCGGCCCGCAGCGTGGAGCCGGGCTGCTTCACCACCAGCGCCTTGACGGCCTCGCCCCACAGCTCGTCCGGCACCCCGATGACGGCCACGTCCGCCACCTCGGGGTGGCTGCGGATGACGTTTTCGATCTCCGCCGGGTAGATGTTCTCCCCCGCGGAGATGATCATGTCCTTCACCCGGTCGCAGATGTAGACGAATCCCTCCGCATCCACGTACCCGGCGTCTCCGGTCATCACCCACTCGCCCACGAGCGTCTTCTGGGTCTCCTCCGGCTGGTGCCAGTAGCCGGCCATCCGCGCAGGGGAGTTCAGGCAGATCTGCCCGATGGTTCCCGGGGGCACCTCGTGCCCCTGCTCGTCCAGGACGCGCACCTGCACCCCGGGAAAGGGGCGGCCCGCGGCGCGCAGCCGGGAGGCCGGGGCGTTCTGGTGGTCCTCGGGCCGCAGACAGACGGCGCAGTTGCCCGTCTCGGTCATGCCGTAGATCTGCGCGAAGTCGCAGCCCAGCAGGCGCCGCCCCTTCTCCAGCAGTGCCGTGGAGATGGGCGCGCCCCCGTACACGACGGCCTTCAGGGACGACAGGTCCGCCTGGTGGATGCCCGGCTCGCCCAGGAGGATCTGCATCATCGCGGGCACCATGCACGTGTGGGTGACCCGGTAGCGGGCAAGGCTGGAGAGAATCGTGGCGGGCTCGAAGCTCCGCAGGACGACTTGCGTGCTGCCCAGGGCGAGCCCCCGCACCAGCCACCACAGGCCTCCGATGTGGAAGGTGGGCACGAAGAGCATGCTGACGCTGGCCTCCGTCCAGCCAATCCAGCACTCGCCGTGGGCCTCCAGCGCGTGGGAGATGGCCAGGAAGCTGCGGTGGGGCAGCAGCACCCCCTTGGGCCTGCCCGTGGTGCCGCTGGTGTAGAGCTGCACCACGACCTCCTCCGGGTCATAGGCCATGTCCAGGGGCGTGGGGGCCGCCCCTTCGCACCAGTGGGCGAACGCTCCCGGGGCGCTCAGGGGCGCGCCCACCCGGACCACGGGCAGCGGGCCTCGCATCTTCTCGAACACCCGCGGCACCAGGGCCGCGGACTC of Stigmatella aurantiaca contains these proteins:
- a CDS encoding long-chain-fatty-acid--CoA ligase; translated protein: MSGIREVTTLATLPALRSQRLGPKAALIVRDEPLSYDALERRSNQAAHALRREGIHPGARVAVLGRESLDSLVLLFGVAKARAVYVGLNWRLAPEELAYILEDSGAQLLFVDEESAALVPRVFEKMRGPLPVVRVGAPLSAPGAFAHWCEGAAPTPLDMAYDPEEVVVQLYTSGTTGRPKGVLLPHRSFLAISHALEAHGECWIGWTEASVSMLFVPTFHIGGLWWLVRGLALGSTQVVLRSFEPATILSSLARYRVTHTCMVPAMMQILLGEPGIHQADLSSLKAVVYGGAPISTALLEKGRRLLGCDFAQIYGMTETGNCAVCLRPEDHQNAPASRLRAAGRPFPGVQVRVLDEQGHEVPPGTIGQICLNSPARMAGYWHQPEETQKTLVGEWVMTGDAGYVDAEGFVYICDRVKDMIISAGENIYPAEIENVIRSHPEVADVAVIGVPDELWGEAVKALVVKQPGSTLRAGDILRHTRGALAEFKVPKSVEFTEGLPRNAAGKLLKGVLREPYWKGRERRVN
- a CDS encoding thiol-disulfide oxidoreductase DCC family protein; its protein translation is MDTKTKAAGEGRAVVLFDGVCNLCNSTVNFIIDRDPSAHFRFAALQSPQAAELLAPLGRVPQGEPQSIFLLEDGKLYERSTAALKIARRMGGAWKGLYAFIVVPAPVRDAVYRFIASHRYRWFGKSDACRMPTPELRERFL